ATTTTTGGCAACAGAGGAGAGTTTTCTATCTCTTGTGAAGAAACAGTGGCTAAGAAAGCCACATATTGCATCAGCAGGTACATGTTGTTTGGTTGGGATAATTAGCAATGGTATGGTATATATTGCAAATTCTGGAGACTCAAGGGTGGTTTTAGGAAGACTAGAAAGGGCAACAAGGGAAATATCAGCTATACAATTATCTACAGAACATAATGTTAACCTTGAAAGAGTTAGAGATGAACTTAGATCAAAGCACCCTTATGATTCACAAATTGTTGTTATGAGACACAATGTTTGGCGTGTGAAAGGCCTCATACAGGTaaaaaatgctttttttttattgaataacaCAAATCTATATGTTCAAACTTCAAATGCTTTTTTTTGCCTTAACCAAAAGCACTTGGGGGAGAATCACAGTTCAATTCCTGCTAAATACACTTGTGGAGAGTTGAACAGTTATAATCAGCAACCTAAGCACTAGAGCAAAGATTAGTCTTATATTCACTTCAAAGGAAACAacttgttttatattatttgtgaAGACTACAAGAATTATTGCTTATGCTAGACAAGGCCATAAGCAAGAACAAACACATTCAACTGTTTGATCCTAGAAAGTTATATTGAATGTAGGTAATCAAAAGCCTGTTTAACAAACTTGGTTTCTTTCGCAGGTTTCGCGATCGATCGGTGATGCATATCTGAAGAAAGCAGAATTCAATAGGGAGCCTCTAGCATCAAAGTTCAGACTACCTGAAACATTCTTCAAACCAATTCTTAGTTGTGAGCCATCTGTTTCATCACACAAACTACATACTGATGACCATTTTCTCATATTTGCTTCTGATGGATTATGGGAGCATCTTAGCAACCAAGAGGCTGTTAGCATAGTGAGCAATAATCCACCAAATGTAAGATTTCATTCCATATATTTTGTCCATTCAAGATTATTGTTCTCTTAATTTTCGAAAAAAATAGATTGTTTTGCATTCATGTGTTCACTCGGTTGCAAATCTAGACCATCGTCAAATCTTGATCAGATAGTCCAAGtgttttagatttattttgaaaagtCAAAATACAAGTTGTTTGATCTTAATCTCACAGATTAATTCACATGAATGCAGGTTTATCCAACTGCATTCTAACTAACTAGTAGTATACTTATAGATTAGCATAAGCACTTGTAAGAGTGTTTGACAGAATTTATGAGTACAGTTTACAGACACATCCATAAGCTGCTTTCGACTTATTTTCATAAGTTCTTCatgatagcttatgaaaactaCTAATGTGAAAAcagtttaacttaatttttgaTAATGGCTTATATTATAAACGCTTAATTAAGATGTTTAACCTAAATAAACATTTTGATGTAACAGGGAATTGCAAGAAGACTTGTGAAAGCAGCACTAAGAGAAGCAGCTAAGAAAAGAGAGATGAGACTAGCAGACTTACAAAAGATTGAACAAGGGACAAGGAGACACTTTCATGATGACATAACAGTGATTGTTGTGTTTCTAAATCACAAacttattgataataataataataatagctcTCTTTGGGGCTCTCTTCTTTCAATCAAGGGTGGTGGTTCTGCAAATCACTAGGTTGATCATCATCATGCAAACATAAcaacaatttatatttgtaGATTTAAATTAAGCAATTATTAGCTATAGCCAATCAAAGTTTAGATAATTGTCATTATCATCATCCTACCTTGTTATGTCCAGTTTATGATCTGATTAAAAATGAACATATACTTTTGTACAGATGCAATGTCTCTTGAAAAAGCTTATATATGACTTTTTCTTTGGCACAAGGAATTGTCCTGTATTTGGAAATATCTGTTTTTATGGGTAATTATATGTAGTGTATTATTAAGTACATGGACATCAACACCAAacacaatattaattaattagtagaaatcaataataatttataaaaataaaaataattaaatataattgaatatatCAATTATCGTGTAGGTGTtcgacacaaatacacctctAATACAATCTAAATTATTGGTGCTACTTAATTGTGTATTTCCATCGCTCActaaaaagaatgaattatattatttgaatatttgatgctatatatatatttttagatatcttactttttagtctttttgtccaaaatatctcaaattatatgttattttgtcTATTtcacacaatttaaaaaatataattaattttatgaggaTGAGatattatgaattattttataaaattattctttattaATGATATacgaaaaagaaattaattgaattaaaagaagagagaaataattaataaaaagtatgatagaaagataaatattaatattttattgatattgtaaaatCACGTAtactttaaaacaattttttttctatttccaAAGTgacatataatttcaaaatatccATAAAACCAAAAGACACTGTAATTTACATCAAATTTTGATATTGGAAAATCATTTCTCAATTgcaaaatagtaaaaatataattatgtgaaaATAGATTTGCCCGTTCAGTCATTATGCCTAATCTAAATTGTATtatttctgaatttttttaagaaagttgtattgtttttttactaaaaaaaaattgtattattcaCGTGTATCATGGTATTGTTACTTTTTGTTCTAAGAActtatctttttcaatttgatatctgatttacttttaaaaaaactaaaaataaataaattaaaattaaaattattattagtaacggtatatttttatagtatttaaattacaattgtATCATAAACCTTCTCTCCAAATTAGTtcttaaataatcaatttttggaatctatacaatataataaataaatatggtaCTTTGACAACTTTGACACGTGTCACTTAAATAGAGTGATAGAGAAATataaagtttctattaatagaaatagtCACCttctttttttaagaaaataaaatttctattaaaTCATGATTTGGTCCATTGAGAATTaggtggccaattaaaaaaagaaaaatgaattaaaaataaaatacaattaattacaTCACGACTTAACAGTTTTTTTTGAAAGTATACACTAATTTAGCAACTGCTTCATTAATTTTAGCaaccgcttcaaattaatttaattaaaaaatttattttattttacgaattcgCCTTTACACTTTTCTTCTTAATTCGACATTAATTGTGTCTCCTTAATAATCTCACATTTTATACGCCTCCCTTATTATTTCTGACCTGAAtgttaaacataaattttaggCGGGTATTGATGGATGACAAAgtttaattctttcttttataaattcaaaggtttaaattatacacaaacttatttaacttagttgttatgttattaatttaacaaagttgtgtttcatatttttgTGATAAAATTCAAGCAACAATGCGAAAAACTCTTATTTCTCGAGTTGAGACTAATATTCGTGAAAGAGTTGTGTATAACTTTTGTTCTCTTGTGTTGTGTCTAACTCTTGAGCATATAGAACAACCGGACAtcaattcaaattgaatttacAAAATAGTACAATGATCCGAGAATTAGAAATTAGTTTGATCAAGCCTCTCCGTTCATTTCATTCCCAGAAATTCTAAATATTAACATGAATTACttgattgataaatttatttcaatttgtcattgttattttattttagttattcacattttaatcattattttttttaaatagatgtcATGAGAGTTTTAGTTGGAGTGAGACAAGACTGAATTTATGTAATGGAACAAGATTGCTCATAAATGTACAAATATTATTGGACCAATTGTGATCACGGGAAAAAATAGATAAGATTTATATACCAAGAATAAATTTGGTTACATTTGATCCAGCTTTCCCATTTAAATTGTAGATAAGACAATTTCCATTGTCATTGTGTTTTGCAATGACCATAAATAAGAGTCAAGGTCAATCCCTTTCTCAAGTTGGTTTATATTTAAAGCGACTTGTATTTATTCATGATCAGTTTTATGTGGCTATTTCACGAGTAAAGTCCAGATAATGAttgaaaattgttattttagatGAAGAAGGAAAATCATGTGCCGACACAAAATATTGTGTATAAagaaatttttaatgatttcTAAAACATGTAGACGACGTTCTTTTTATGgttagatttatttattgtaaGTTGTTTTTTTTGGGTGTGTATGAAATTGTCTTTATCATCAAtacaatttcatacacacaaaaaaaaaaaacttacaatagACAAATCTAACCGTAAAAAGAACGTGTCTACATGTttagaaattattaaaaatttctttGTACACAATATTTTTTGTGCCTTAACAGGTCGCTTTAAATACAAACTTGAGAAATAGATTGACCTTAACTCTTATTTATGGTCATTGCAAAACACGCTGACAATGAAAATTGTCTTCTATAAATTTAAATGGGAAACCTGGATCAGATGGAACCAAATTCATCCTTGGTATATAAATCTTATCACCGATGTTTTTTCCCGTGATCACAATTGCTCCAATAATATTTGTACATTTATGAGCAATCTTGTTCCATTACATAAACTCGGTCTTGTCCCACTCCAACTAAAACTCCCAT
The genomic region above belongs to Cicer arietinum cultivar CDC Frontier isolate Library 1 chromosome 4, Cicar.CDCFrontier_v2.0, whole genome shotgun sequence and contains:
- the LOC101510261 gene encoding probable protein phosphatase 2C 38, which produces MVRSCWKPAVDGDDGDGSGSGSGGGGGRVDGLLWYKDLGNHIYGEFSMAVIQANSSLEDRGELVSGPLSSNHLGPQGTFIGVYDGHGGDEASQFVSDNLFCNLKRLAAEHQGLSENVIKRAFLATEESFLSLVKKQWLRKPHIASAGTCCLVGIISNGMVYIANSGDSRVVLGRLERATREISAIQLSTEHNVNLERVRDELRSKHPYDSQIVVMRHNVWRVKGLIQVSRSIGDAYLKKAEFNREPLASKFRLPETFFKPILSCEPSVSSHKLHTDDHFLIFASDGLWEHLSNQEAVSIVSNNPPNGIARRLVKAALREAAKKREMRLADLQKIEQGTRRHFHDDITVIVVFLNHKLIDNNNNNSSLWGSLLSIKGGGSANH